A stretch of Bacteroidales bacterium DNA encodes these proteins:
- a CDS encoding T9SS type A sorting domain-containing protein produces NYFIIDNIENASMINVYNSIGKAVINKDCRELNRVEIDATILESGLYYVSIYYNDGQVVSKPISIVK; encoded by the coding sequence ATAATTATTTCATTATTGATAATATCGAAAATGCTTCTATGATTAATGTTTATAATAGCATTGGAAAAGCTGTTATAAATAAAGATTGTAGAGAGCTAAACAGAGTTGAAATTGATGCAACAATTTTGGAAAGCGGTTTGTATTATGTAAGTATTTACTATAATGACGGACAAGTTGTTTCCAAACCAATTTCAATAGTTAAATAA
- the fumC gene encoding class II fumarate hydratase produces the protein MNKLRKEKDSLGIVEVPANAYWGAQTQRSKDNFKIGENQMPKEIIHSFAIVKKACALINNELNLLPKVKADLISLVCDEICSGKLADQFPLVVWQTGSGTQTNMNVNEVISNRAHEISGGSLLDDKKSIHPNDDVNMSQSSNDTFPTAMNIAAYTMLVKHTIPALKKLKEAFEVKSKKFSNVVKSGRTHLMDATPITLGQEFSGYVSQIEHGISAIEKTLLHLSEIPIGGTAVGTGLNAPKDFDIKVAKKIADLTKLPFISSKNKFEALSAHDAIVEASGALKTMAVSLMHIANNIRLLASGPRCGISEITLPANEPGSSIMPGKVNPTQCEALSMVCAQVIGCDAAITVGGMQGHFQLNVFMPVMIYNFLLAARLIGDACISFNEKCVCGIEANMENINKNMNNSLMLVTALNTHIGYDKAAQIAKYAHENNTTLREAAIKLNLVQPDDFDKWVNPNEMI, from the coding sequence ATGAATAAGTTAAGAAAAGAAAAAGATAGTTTGGGAATAGTAGAAGTGCCTGCAAATGCGTATTGGGGAGCTCAAACACAACGCTCGAAAGACAATTTTAAAATTGGTGAAAATCAAATGCCCAAGGAAATTATACATTCTTTTGCAATTGTTAAAAAAGCTTGTGCGTTGATTAATAATGAGTTAAACTTGCTGCCAAAAGTTAAAGCGGATTTAATTAGCCTTGTTTGTGATGAAATTTGCTCAGGCAAATTAGCAGACCAATTTCCTCTTGTGGTGTGGCAAACTGGCTCTGGAACGCAAACCAATATGAATGTTAATGAGGTTATTTCAAATAGAGCACATGAGATTTCTGGTGGAAGTTTGCTTGACGATAAAAAAAGTATTCATCCTAACGATGATGTAAATATGTCGCAAAGCAGCAACGATACTTTCCCAACAGCGATGAATATTGCTGCTTATACAATGCTGGTGAAGCATACAATTCCTGCTTTGAAAAAGTTAAAAGAAGCTTTTGAAGTTAAGAGCAAAAAGTTTAGCAATGTTGTTAAATCAGGACGCACGCATTTAATGGACGCAACTCCTATTACTCTAGGACAGGAATTTTCAGGTTATGTTTCTCAAATAGAGCATGGAATAAGTGCAATAGAAAAGACATTGTTGCATTTAAGCGAAATTCCTATTGGTGGCACAGCTGTTGGAACGGGATTAAATGCTCCAAAAGATTTTGATATAAAAGTTGCTAAGAAAATTGCAGACTTAACAAAACTACCATTTATAAGTTCAAAAAACAAGTTTGAAGCTCTTTCGGCTCACGATGCTATAGTTGAAGCTAGTGGAGCTTTAAAAACTATGGCTGTTAGCCTCATGCACATAGCTAATAATATTCGCTTGCTAGCAAGTGGTCCTAGGTGCGGCATTAGTGAGATTACGCTTCCTGCTAATGAACCGGGCTCTTCTATTATGCCGGGCAAGGTGAATCCAACGCAATGTGAGGCTTTGTCAATGGTATGTGCTCAAGTTATTGGTTGCGATGCAGCTATAACTGTAGGTGGCATGCAAGGACATTTTCAATTGAATGTATTTATGCCCGTAATGATTTATAATTTTTTATTAGCAGCGCGATTAATTGGAGATGCTTGTATTTCTTTCAACGAAAAATGCGTTTGCGGCATAGAAGCTAACATGGAGAATATAAATAAAAATATGAATAATTCTTTAATGTTGGTAACAGCCTTAAATACGCATATAGGGTATGACAAAGCCGCTCAAATAGCTAAATATGCTCATGAGAATAATACAACGCTTAGGGAAGCAGCTATAAAGCTAAACTTAGTGCAGCCTGATGATTTTGACAAATGGGTAAATCCAAATGAAATGATTTAA
- a CDS encoding arsenate reductase (glutaredoxin): MKAIIYHNPRCKKSRAGLELARDKFKALEIVEYLKTGISPQTLKKLSQQLNIKVTDMLRTQEEYYKKELKGKNFSDEEWIQIISENPKLLKRPIVVKGVKAVIVESIDDLNRL, from the coding sequence ATGAAAGCAATAATTTATCATAATCCAAGATGTAAGAAGAGTAGGGCAGGCTTAGAATTAGCAAGAGATAAATTTAAAGCTCTTGAAATAGTTGAATATTTAAAAACAGGTATAAGCCCGCAAACATTAAAAAAACTTTCGCAACAATTAAATATAAAAGTAACTGATATGTTGCGAACGCAAGAAGAATACTATAAAAAAGAGTTGAAAGGGAAGAATTTTTCTGATGAAGAATGGATACAAATTATATCAGAAAATCCTAAATTGCTTAAAAGACCTATAGTTGTGAAAGGTGTAAAAGCTGTAATTGTTGAAAGTATTGATGATTTAAATCGCTTATGA
- a CDS encoding outer membrane lipoprotein carrier protein LolA — protein MKTFLLSTLIFAFTLNVAFSQDNTKADEVLNALSTKLEALETMKFEFSYTMENAAEKINESKSGSIYIKGDKYRLYIADQLIICDGVTIWTILKESKEVQINNVDPKNQNTPNKMLTSYGKNYRAKFIKETPSQGFIMQTIDLTPNTTQSFYKIRLEINKSKNIVYSSTIYDKNGTTYTYLVSNFIENPKVFEHRFTFDKNEYADYEINDMR, from the coding sequence ATGAAAACCTTTTTATTATCAACTTTAATTTTTGCATTTACATTAAATGTAGCTTTCTCACAAGACAATACTAAAGCAGATGAAGTATTAAATGCGCTAAGCACAAAATTAGAGGCTTTAGAAACAATGAAGTTTGAATTTTCTTACACTATGGAAAATGCAGCTGAAAAAATAAATGAATCTAAATCTGGTAGCATTTATATTAAAGGAGATAAATACCGCTTATATATTGCCGACCAACTTATTATTTGCGATGGCGTAACAATTTGGACAATATTAAAAGAAAGCAAAGAAGTGCAAATAAACAATGTTGACCCAAAAAATCAAAATACTCCTAATAAAATGTTAACTTCTTACGGCAAAAATTACCGTGCGAAATTTATAAAGGAGACGCCAAGTCAAGGTTTTATAATGCAAACTATAGATTTAACGCCAAATACGACTCAATCATTTTATAAAATCCGCTTAGAAATAAACAAAAGCAAAAATATTGTTTATTCATCAACTATTTATGATAAAAACGGAACAACTTATACATATTTAGTTTCTAACTTTATTGAAAATCCTAAAGTTTTTGAACATCGCTTTACATTTGATAAAAATGAATATGCAGATTATGAAATAAACGACATGAGATAA